One window of the Betta splendens chromosome 21, fBetSpl5.4, whole genome shotgun sequence genome contains the following:
- the si:dkey-229b18.3 gene encoding uncharacterized protein si:dkey-229b18.3 isoform X2, whose protein sequence is MAGDCSHTDARYANSETLCPSEPWSAAEADTPEAMELVGGAPTARPSRNFEMMDGLLYRKKLEKGFINYREVLDEKRRHEAIATFHRRRPGQHHLSLEETYKCVAENYWWDGMYFQIRDVVLSCPECQTQSSMKTEEPGGRRCVTKTLASHSAGMLSKLRSQREAGLFCDITLRTNGRSYSAHRAVLAAVSDHFQEIFTEMDSSMKADIDLTGFSEDSLLSLLDFSYSSTLRVHQKDLPEVFAMARHLGMWPAVEACSALMKEQEQHRERKGKKLSGLEDNANNCYSLTMDASDESFEGSPRRTLRRMAKTQSHNGLPLSPSHRMKLMDFKSPSSKKAATPRQTMTNIQSQNYPSISPSNTRLLRSSPAAAKEVQRLLPMSESPRQNRKPHSITRLTCTPAMRTSTTSSPVRVKQEVEEVGEDEEDYARAQEKYKLMNVLGLQRTALLPRPEDLIGWRQKKRLRKLKANNYSLTKRRKPRPTSPSLPYEDMPLSLPLCNPVHNRLLNKTAKAKTLAAAVGKPAKRPKTVQSHVPPSDRSMRSKGVLLDLFKPAPRSSFGGRELRRSVRRSDCCQLPVQQPLRHNTNKTTVRVKSEPAEYSISGFSISSDTSRQQKMKKSPPTVKTQTKSSVTAETARTPRYNSSRPATKAKLRRGSAKQVEKTKCRPREEGRKVGSQGMGGAHQPGAFQLPEHAPPPSIYSHPLYKAIKEEPADPVPVCGPFSDPPSPDLGKRQSKPPIKLLDSGFLFSFCRPPGGPMALKKEEESVDIFLTRSVSQVGEKFRAVDPPHRALRARGPPAVVKKEREERPLRPSRVQKPRLKSRSNLHRAKPARPEATRTMSKQGKVLTLGSKACAMLDAVRRARLKQLRGPRSQAPKVPKAAHACLECPTTYRDCDALIMHRLRHIEGKHWPCPLCSKTFFRLRNVRNHIRTHDPKLYKCRSCIVADSKC, encoded by the exons ATGGCCGGCGACTGCTCCCACACTGACGCCCGTTACGCGAACTCGGAGACGCTGTGTCCGTCCGAACCCTGGTCGGCTGCAGAGGCAGACACACCCGAGGCCATGGAGTTGGTCGGAGGCGCACCCACCGCACGACCTTCTCGCAACTTCGAGATGATGGATGGGCTGCTCTACCgcaagaagctggagaagggCTTCATCAACTACCGGGAGGTTTTGGATGAGAAGCGACGGCACGAGGCCATCGCCACCTTCCACCGGCGGAGGCCCGGCCAGCATCACCTCTCCCTGGAGGAGACTTACAAATGCGTGGCTGAGAACTACTGGTGGGACG GTATGTACTTCCAGATTAGAGATGTAGTGCTGAGCTGTCCAGAGTGTCAGACCCAGAGCTCCATGAAAACAGAG GAGCCGGGTGGTAGACGCTGTGTCACAAAGACACTGGCATCGCACAGCGCTGGCATGCTGAGCAAGCTGAGGAGCCAGCGGGAGGCCGGGTTGTTCTGTGACATTACCCTGCGGACCAACGGGCGATCCTACTCGGCCCACAGAGCCGTTCTGGCAGCTGTCAGCGATCACTTCCAGGAAATCTTCACAGAAATGGACTCCAGCATGAAAGCAGACATCGATCTCACCG GCTTCAGTGAGGACAGCCTCCTGTCTCTGCTGGATTTCTCCTACTCTTCTACTCTACGCGTTCACCAAAAGGACCTGCCTGAAGTCTTTGCCATGGCTCGTCACCTGGGCATGTGGCCTGCTGTGGAAGCCTGCTCAGCTCTAAtgaaagagcaggagcagcaccgGGAAAGAAAAGGGAAGAAGCTATCAGGACTAGAGGATAATGCGAACAACTGTTATAGTTTGACGATGGATGCATCAGATGAGTCTTTTGAAGGAAGTCCCAGGCGGACTTTGCGCAGAATGGCAAAAACCCAAAGTCATAACGGTTTGCCTCTGAGTCCTTCACACAGGATGAAGCTCATGGACTTCAAATCTCCCTCCTCCAAAAAAGCTGCTACACCTCGACAAACCATGACCAATATTCAGTCGCAAAATTACCCGTCCATATCTCCATCAAACACTCGTCTTCTCCGTtccagtcctgcagctgcaaagGAGGTTCAGCGATTGCTGCCAATGTCAGAGAGCCCTCGACAAAACAGAAAACCCCACTCTATTACCCGCCTCACATGCACGCCCGCCATGAGAACTAGCACCACAAGCAGCCCTGTGAGGGTGAAGCAGGAAGTAGAGGAGGttggagaggatgaagaggattaTGCGAGAGCACAGGAAAAATACAAGCTGATGAATGTTCTGGGACTGCAAAGAACTGCTCTGCTGCCTCGACCTGAagatctgattggctggagaCAAAAGAAGCGACTGCGGAAACTGAAGGCCAACAACTATTCTCTGACTAAGCGGAGGAAGCCCCGGCCCACTTCTCCTAGCCTGCCGTATGAGGATATGCCACTGTCCCTTCCCCTCTGTAACCCAGTCCATAATCGCCTCCTCAACAAGACAGCGAAGGCAAAGACTTTAGCTGCAGCTGTTGGGAAACCAGCAAAGAGACCAAAGACCGTCCAGTCACATGTTCCTCCAAGTGACAGAAGTATGCGAAGTAAAGGTGTTTTACTAGACCTATTCAAACCTGCACCTAGGTCTTCTTTTGGGGGAAGAGAACTCAGACGGTCAGTCAGAAGGAGCGATTGTTGTCAACTTCCTGTCCAGCAGCCTCTGCGCCACAACACCAACAAAACCACAGTCAGGGTCAAATCAGAGCCAGCTGAGTACTCGATCTCAGGTTTCTCTATATCGTCAGACACTAGCCGTCAACAGAAAATGAAGAAATCCCCACCTACAGTGAAGACCCAGACCAAAAGCAGCGTCACTGCAGAGACTGCCCGAACGCCTCGTTACAACAGTAGCCGACCAGCAACAAAGGCCAAGCTTAGGCGGGGCTCTGCAAAGCAGGTggagaagacaaagtgcaggccccgggaggaagggaggaaagtGGGGAGCCAGGGAATGGGGGGGGCTCATCAACCTGGTGCATTTCAATTACCAGAACATGCACCTCCACCATCCATCTACAGCCACCCATTGtataaagccattaaagaggagccAGCAGACCCTGTGCCGGTTTGTGGACCGTTCTCTGACCCTCCGTCACCAGATCTGGGCAAACGCCAAAGCAAGCCTCCCATCAAATTACTAGACTCAGGCTTTCTGTTCAGCTTCTGTCGACCACCAGGGGGACCTATGGCActaaagaaagaggaggagagtgtggATATTTTCTTAACGCGCTCTGTCTCACAAGTCGGGGAGAAATTTAGAGCTGTAGACCCCCCCCACCGTGCACTAAGAGCACGGGGGCCACCCGCTGTGGTGaagaaggagcgggaggagagacCATTGAGACCAAGCAGGGTTCAGAAACCCAGGCTAAAGTCACGAAGTAACCTTCACCGGGCCAAGCCTGCCAGGCCAGAGGCTACAAGGACCATGTCAAAG CAGGGCAAGGTCCTCACCCTAGGCAGCAAGGCCTGTGCCATGCTGGATGCTGTACGTCGGGCTAGGCTAAAGCAGCTCAGGGGGCCCCGTAGCCAAGCCCCCAAGGTCCCGAAAGCGGCACACGCCTGTCTCGAGTGCCCGACTACCTACAGGGACTGCGACGCGCTAATCATGCATCGCCTCAGGCACATCGAGGGCAAGCACTGGCCCTGTCCG CTCTGCAGTAAGACGTTCTTCCGACTAAGGAATGTACGCAACCACAT
- the si:dkey-229b18.3 gene encoding uncharacterized protein si:dkey-229b18.3 isoform X1, translating to MAGDCSHTDARYANSETLCPSEPWSAAEADTPEAMELVGGAPTARPSRNFEMMDGLLYRKKLEKGFINYREVLDEKRRHEAIATFHRRRPGQHHLSLEETYKCVAENYWWDGMYFQIRDVVLSCPECQTQSSMKTEEPGGRRCVTKTLASHSAGMLSKLRSQREAGLFCDITLRTNGRSYSAHRAVLAAVSDHFQEIFTEMDSSMKADIDLTGFSEDSLLSLLDFSYSSTLRVHQKDLPEVFAMARHLGMWPAVEACSALMKEQEQHRERKGKKLSGLEDNANNCYSLTMDASDESFEGSPRRTLRRMAKTQSHNGLPLSPSHRMKLMDFKSPSSKKAATPRQTMTNIQSQNYPSISPSNTRLLRSSPAAAKEVQRLLPMSESPRQNRKPHSITRLTCTPAMRTSTTSSPVRVKQEVEEVGEDEEDYARAQEKYKLMNVLGLQRTALLPRPEDLIGWRQKKRLRKLKANNYSLTKRRKPRPTSPSLPYEDMPLSLPLCNPVHNRLLNKTAKAKTLAAAVGKPAKRPKTVQSHVPPSDRSMRSKGVLLDLFKPAPRSSFGGRELRRSVRRSDCCQLPVQQPLRHNTNKTTVRVKSEPAEYSISGFSISSDTSRQQKMKKSPPTVKTQTKSSVTAETARTPRYNSSRPATKAKLRRGSAKQVEKTKCRPREEGRKVGSQGMGGAHQPGAFQLPEHAPPPSIYSHPLYKAIKEEPADPVPVCGPFSDPPSPDLGKRQSKPPIKLLDSGFLFSFCRPPGGPMALKKEEESVDIFLTRSVSQVGEKFRAVDPPHRALRARGPPAVVKKEREERPLRPSRVQKPRLKSRSNLHRAKPARPEATRTMSKQQGKVLTLGSKACAMLDAVRRARLKQLRGPRSQAPKVPKAAHACLECPTTYRDCDALIMHRLRHIEGKHWPCPLCSKTFFRLRNVRNHIRTHDPKLYKCRSCIVADSKC from the exons ATGGCCGGCGACTGCTCCCACACTGACGCCCGTTACGCGAACTCGGAGACGCTGTGTCCGTCCGAACCCTGGTCGGCTGCAGAGGCAGACACACCCGAGGCCATGGAGTTGGTCGGAGGCGCACCCACCGCACGACCTTCTCGCAACTTCGAGATGATGGATGGGCTGCTCTACCgcaagaagctggagaagggCTTCATCAACTACCGGGAGGTTTTGGATGAGAAGCGACGGCACGAGGCCATCGCCACCTTCCACCGGCGGAGGCCCGGCCAGCATCACCTCTCCCTGGAGGAGACTTACAAATGCGTGGCTGAGAACTACTGGTGGGACG GTATGTACTTCCAGATTAGAGATGTAGTGCTGAGCTGTCCAGAGTGTCAGACCCAGAGCTCCATGAAAACAGAG GAGCCGGGTGGTAGACGCTGTGTCACAAAGACACTGGCATCGCACAGCGCTGGCATGCTGAGCAAGCTGAGGAGCCAGCGGGAGGCCGGGTTGTTCTGTGACATTACCCTGCGGACCAACGGGCGATCCTACTCGGCCCACAGAGCCGTTCTGGCAGCTGTCAGCGATCACTTCCAGGAAATCTTCACAGAAATGGACTCCAGCATGAAAGCAGACATCGATCTCACCG GCTTCAGTGAGGACAGCCTCCTGTCTCTGCTGGATTTCTCCTACTCTTCTACTCTACGCGTTCACCAAAAGGACCTGCCTGAAGTCTTTGCCATGGCTCGTCACCTGGGCATGTGGCCTGCTGTGGAAGCCTGCTCAGCTCTAAtgaaagagcaggagcagcaccgGGAAAGAAAAGGGAAGAAGCTATCAGGACTAGAGGATAATGCGAACAACTGTTATAGTTTGACGATGGATGCATCAGATGAGTCTTTTGAAGGAAGTCCCAGGCGGACTTTGCGCAGAATGGCAAAAACCCAAAGTCATAACGGTTTGCCTCTGAGTCCTTCACACAGGATGAAGCTCATGGACTTCAAATCTCCCTCCTCCAAAAAAGCTGCTACACCTCGACAAACCATGACCAATATTCAGTCGCAAAATTACCCGTCCATATCTCCATCAAACACTCGTCTTCTCCGTtccagtcctgcagctgcaaagGAGGTTCAGCGATTGCTGCCAATGTCAGAGAGCCCTCGACAAAACAGAAAACCCCACTCTATTACCCGCCTCACATGCACGCCCGCCATGAGAACTAGCACCACAAGCAGCCCTGTGAGGGTGAAGCAGGAAGTAGAGGAGGttggagaggatgaagaggattaTGCGAGAGCACAGGAAAAATACAAGCTGATGAATGTTCTGGGACTGCAAAGAACTGCTCTGCTGCCTCGACCTGAagatctgattggctggagaCAAAAGAAGCGACTGCGGAAACTGAAGGCCAACAACTATTCTCTGACTAAGCGGAGGAAGCCCCGGCCCACTTCTCCTAGCCTGCCGTATGAGGATATGCCACTGTCCCTTCCCCTCTGTAACCCAGTCCATAATCGCCTCCTCAACAAGACAGCGAAGGCAAAGACTTTAGCTGCAGCTGTTGGGAAACCAGCAAAGAGACCAAAGACCGTCCAGTCACATGTTCCTCCAAGTGACAGAAGTATGCGAAGTAAAGGTGTTTTACTAGACCTATTCAAACCTGCACCTAGGTCTTCTTTTGGGGGAAGAGAACTCAGACGGTCAGTCAGAAGGAGCGATTGTTGTCAACTTCCTGTCCAGCAGCCTCTGCGCCACAACACCAACAAAACCACAGTCAGGGTCAAATCAGAGCCAGCTGAGTACTCGATCTCAGGTTTCTCTATATCGTCAGACACTAGCCGTCAACAGAAAATGAAGAAATCCCCACCTACAGTGAAGACCCAGACCAAAAGCAGCGTCACTGCAGAGACTGCCCGAACGCCTCGTTACAACAGTAGCCGACCAGCAACAAAGGCCAAGCTTAGGCGGGGCTCTGCAAAGCAGGTggagaagacaaagtgcaggccccgggaggaagggaggaaagtGGGGAGCCAGGGAATGGGGGGGGCTCATCAACCTGGTGCATTTCAATTACCAGAACATGCACCTCCACCATCCATCTACAGCCACCCATTGtataaagccattaaagaggagccAGCAGACCCTGTGCCGGTTTGTGGACCGTTCTCTGACCCTCCGTCACCAGATCTGGGCAAACGCCAAAGCAAGCCTCCCATCAAATTACTAGACTCAGGCTTTCTGTTCAGCTTCTGTCGACCACCAGGGGGACCTATGGCActaaagaaagaggaggagagtgtggATATTTTCTTAACGCGCTCTGTCTCACAAGTCGGGGAGAAATTTAGAGCTGTAGACCCCCCCCACCGTGCACTAAGAGCACGGGGGCCACCCGCTGTGGTGaagaaggagcgggaggagagacCATTGAGACCAAGCAGGGTTCAGAAACCCAGGCTAAAGTCACGAAGTAACCTTCACCGGGCCAAGCCTGCCAGGCCAGAGGCTACAAGGACCATGTCAAAG CAGCAGGGCAAGGTCCTCACCCTAGGCAGCAAGGCCTGTGCCATGCTGGATGCTGTACGTCGGGCTAGGCTAAAGCAGCTCAGGGGGCCCCGTAGCCAAGCCCCCAAGGTCCCGAAAGCGGCACACGCCTGTCTCGAGTGCCCGACTACCTACAGGGACTGCGACGCGCTAATCATGCATCGCCTCAGGCACATCGAGGGCAAGCACTGGCCCTGTCCG CTCTGCAGTAAGACGTTCTTCCGACTAAGGAATGTACGCAACCACAT